Proteins from one Armatimonadota bacterium genomic window:
- a CDS encoding right-handed parallel beta-helix repeat-containing protein, with product MKPGLALCALIAATAAFAQPVTLYVAPNGNDAWTGSIPAPNEAGTDGPLATIFAARDRLRAMPARNEPARVLMRAGRYELSEPFVLTPLDSGSEQAPITYAAYPGEKPVLSGGTQITGWQRGEGGVWQALVPGVAEGRWYPKQLFVNGTRRTRARTPNEGYFYTAGTVLPPGASAPSNVAFRFVPGDIETWDGLEDVNVVVFHSWDVSRLFIKSINEESSEVTFTGPAAWPFERWGPKQRYFAENSPEFLDQPGEWYLDRQSGVLRYIPMPGEDMARAQVIAPRLATLVALRGEPDLGLAVCNVTFSGITFEHQDWTIDPRGHSDAQACFTVPAAIMADGASGCAFEGCELAHVGGYGIWLRRGCRDNVIRQCIVRDLGAGAVRIGETVRAPEDAGESAGNVLDNCHLYDGGHVYASGVGIWVAQSSRNVISHNEVHDFNYSGMSIGWNWDDAPNRTRDNIIEFNHVHHVMNGMLNDGGAIYTLGTSPGSVIRNNVFHDVWPYSAIGWGIYLDATTNGYLVENNVVYNTLSGGLMKHNGGHANIIQNNVFAFSAQQMLWPCWPAVEPNVFRRNIIYITQGDLFIPMAETRLRERLTRNEPIGEWDYNCYWNPTDPDIRFFGHRWAKWQEMGLDTHSIIADPKFVDAGAYDFRLREDSPAPALGIKSIDTSTVGLYGDPQWVARAQLVQHSPTKLPEPPPPPKPLTVADGFEDTPVGARPANSFVSGEQGGASIRVTDEKAAEGARSLKITDRPGLSNDWEPHFFYQPRYTDGTARLSFDVYLGGEGALLVELRDQTGYPACIGPSITFEADGDILAGQRRLTTLPLESWTRVELVCPLGEDAARSYSLSLTPLGKETQRWTDLPFAGNQFQQLHWLGFVTSLATQATWYVDNVIITQEVE from the coding sequence ATGAAACCAGGGCTTGCCCTCTGTGCGCTGATTGCCGCAACAGCGGCCTTTGCCCAGCCCGTCACGCTCTACGTTGCCCCGAACGGGAACGATGCCTGGACCGGCAGCATTCCCGCCCCCAACGAAGCGGGAACCGACGGTCCGCTGGCGACCATCTTCGCAGCCCGGGATCGCCTGCGCGCCATGCCCGCGAGGAATGAGCCGGCCCGGGTGCTCATGCGGGCCGGCCGATACGAGTTGTCCGAGCCCTTCGTCCTTACACCGCTGGACTCGGGGTCCGAGCAGGCTCCCATCACCTATGCCGCCTATCCGGGCGAGAAGCCGGTGCTCAGCGGTGGCACGCAGATCACTGGCTGGCAGCGGGGCGAAGGCGGTGTGTGGCAGGCGCTTGTGCCCGGGGTTGCAGAGGGTCGCTGGTACCCGAAGCAGCTCTTCGTAAATGGCACGCGCCGCACCCGAGCGCGCACCCCCAACGAGGGCTACTTCTACACCGCCGGCACCGTCCTGCCACCGGGGGCGAGCGCGCCGTCGAATGTCGCCTTCCGCTTCGTTCCAGGTGACATCGAGACCTGGGACGGCTTGGAGGACGTGAACGTGGTGGTCTTCCACTCCTGGGATGTCTCCCGGCTCTTCATCAAGAGCATCAACGAGGAGAGTTCCGAGGTCACTTTCACCGGCCCGGCCGCCTGGCCCTTCGAGAGATGGGGACCGAAGCAGCGGTATTTCGCCGAGAACTCCCCGGAGTTCCTGGATCAACCGGGAGAATGGTATCTCGACCGGCAGAGCGGGGTTCTCAGGTATATCCCAATGCCCGGCGAGGACATGGCGCGGGCGCAGGTCATCGCCCCACGGCTGGCAACGCTGGTAGCACTGCGGGGCGAACCCGATCTGGGCTTGGCTGTGTGCAATGTGACCTTCTCCGGCATCACCTTCGAGCACCAGGACTGGACCATCGACCCGAGGGGGCACAGTGACGCCCAGGCATGCTTCACGGTGCCCGCGGCGATCATGGCTGACGGCGCTTCAGGTTGCGCTTTCGAGGGGTGTGAACTGGCCCACGTTGGCGGCTACGGGATCTGGCTGCGGCGGGGCTGCCGGGACAATGTAATCCGGCAGTGTATCGTGCGGGACCTGGGTGCGGGAGCGGTGCGGATCGGGGAAACCGTCAGAGCGCCCGAAGATGCCGGAGAATCTGCCGGAAACGTCCTGGACAACTGCCACCTGTATGATGGTGGGCACGTCTACGCTTCGGGAGTGGGCATCTGGGTGGCGCAAAGCAGCCGCAACGTAATCTCGCATAATGAAGTCCACGATTTCAACTACTCCGGCATGTCCATCGGCTGGAACTGGGACGACGCGCCCAACCGCACCCGCGACAATATCATCGAGTTCAACCATGTCCACCATGTGATGAACGGGATGCTCAATGACGGCGGGGCCATCTACACCCTGGGGACCTCGCCGGGCAGTGTTATCCGCAATAATGTCTTTCACGACGTGTGGCCCTACAGCGCTATCGGTTGGGGCATCTACCTGGACGCCACCACCAACGGTTATCTCGTGGAAAACAACGTGGTTTACAACACTCTCAGCGGGGGCCTGATGAAGCACAACGGCGGGCATGCGAACATCATCCAGAACAACGTGTTCGCCTTCTCCGCGCAACAGATGCTCTGGCCCTGCTGGCCCGCCGTGGAGCCCAATGTCTTCCGCCGCAATATAATCTACATCACCCAGGGCGATCTGTTCATCCCCATGGCTGAGACCCGGCTGCGCGAGCGCCTGACTCGCAACGAACCCATCGGCGAGTGGGACTACAACTGCTATTGGAACCCGACTGACCCCGACATCCGCTTCTTCGGCCACAGGTGGGCGAAGTGGCAAGAGATGGGGCTGGACACCCATTCCATCATCGCCGACCCGAAGTTTGTTGACGCCGGCGCATACGACTTCCGGCTCCGGGAGGACTCGCCGGCGCCGGCACTGGGGATCAAGTCCATCGACACATCGACGGTGGGCCTGTATGGCGACCCTCAGTGGGTCGCCCGTGCGCAACTGGTCCAGCACTCGCCGACGAAGCTACCCGAGCCGCCTCCACCGCCCAAACCGCTGACGGTGGCGGATGGCTTCGAAGACACGCCCGTGGGCGCGCGTCCGGCGAACTCCTTCGTCTCGGGGGAACAGGGCGGCGCATCGATCCGGGTGACCGACGAGAAAGCAGCAGAAGGCGCACGTAGTCTGAAGATCACCGACCGCCCCGGCCTGAGCAATGATTGGGAGCCCCACTTCTTCTACCAGCCGCGCTACACCGACGGAACCGCCCGTCTGAGCTTCGACGTGTACCTGGGCGGCGAGGGCGCTCTGCTGGTGGAACTGCGCGACCAAACCGGTTATCCCGCCTGCATCGGCCCGAGCATCACCTTCGAGGCCGACGGGGATATTCTGGCAGGCCAACGCCGGCTGACCACGCTGCCCCTGGAGAGCTGGACACGGGTGGAACTCGTCTGCCCGCTGGGCGAAGACGCGGCGCGGTCGTATTCCCTTTCGTTGACCCCGCTCGGAAAGGAGACTCAGCGGTGGACGGACCTGCCTTTCGCGGGCAATCAGTTCCAGCAACTGCACTGGCTGGGATTCGTGACCAGCCTGGCTACACAGGCCACATGGTACGTGGACAATGTCATCATCACCCAGGAGGTGGAGTAG
- a CDS encoding MgtC/SapB family protein, protein MTDQIGLEPEQVLGLVSTIILCLLIGWEREENRATDKVYIIGGVRTFPIIGLIGYGITLVSEGNPIGPAVGLAAVSAFLLVSYLHKLRDADHGGTTELAALLVYVVGVLVGSGLIWVAASLTVATVLLLHAKAPLENLATGIDRREIATLVQFLLLAVVILPALPNEEYTRFDLNPFTTWLVVVVVSGISYVSYVIQRLMRGRRSELLSAVLGGTYSSTATTVVLAKRSHTSDDTRLYVGAITLASSVMYLRVAILLALFNAELAWALSMQLAILALIGSAVGYGLATFRRETPAQRAEADEGPVRNPLEIWAAVTFAVLFTVVTVATRLVTESVGKAGLYALALLTGVTDVDAMILSLTQTAGSTSGPALHVAVVAILLAMAGNNVAKGVYALMFGRRAVGFGALVALVALAALSLVALIGTT, encoded by the coding sequence ATGACCGATCAGATCGGTCTCGAGCCTGAACAGGTGCTTGGTTTGGTGAGTACCATCATCTTGTGCCTGCTCATCGGGTGGGAGCGCGAAGAGAATCGGGCCACCGACAAGGTCTACATCATCGGCGGGGTGCGCACATTCCCGATCATCGGGCTAATCGGGTATGGAATCACTCTTGTCTCCGAGGGGAACCCGATCGGGCCTGCGGTGGGGCTTGCCGCTGTGTCCGCGTTTCTGCTGGTCTCATACCTGCACAAGCTGCGAGACGCCGACCATGGCGGCACCACCGAGCTTGCCGCGCTGCTGGTATACGTCGTCGGAGTTCTGGTGGGTTCCGGGCTGATCTGGGTCGCGGCGTCCCTGACCGTGGCAACCGTGCTTCTCCTGCACGCAAAGGCGCCGCTGGAGAACCTCGCGACCGGGATCGACCGGCGCGAGATCGCCACCCTGGTCCAGTTCTTGCTCCTCGCCGTGGTCATCCTGCCGGCGCTGCCCAACGAGGAGTACACCCGCTTCGACCTCAACCCCTTCACCACCTGGCTTGTTGTGGTGGTAGTGAGCGGGATCTCGTATGTGAGTTATGTCATCCAGCGCTTGATGCGTGGGCGCAGGAGTGAACTTCTGTCCGCGGTGCTGGGCGGCACATACTCCAGCACCGCCACCACCGTTGTCCTTGCGAAGCGCTCCCACACCAGCGACGACACCCGGCTATACGTGGGAGCCATCACCCTCGCGAGTTCCGTCATGTATCTGCGGGTGGCGATTCTGCTTGCCCTGTTCAACGCTGAACTTGCCTGGGCGCTGTCCATGCAGCTTGCCATTCTCGCCCTCATCGGCAGTGCGGTCGGGTATGGTCTCGCCACCTTCCGGCGGGAGACCCCCGCCCAGCGAGCGGAAGCGGATGAGGGGCCTGTGCGCAACCCGCTGGAGATCTGGGCTGCGGTGACTTTTGCAGTGCTGTTCACAGTGGTTACGGTCGCTACGCGCCTGGTCACTGAAAGCGTCGGCAAGGCGGGCCTGTACGCGCTTGCGCTGCTCACGGGCGTGACAGACGTGGACGCCATGATCCTGAGCCTCACCCAGACCGCAGGCAGCACCAGTGGGCCTGCGCTGCACGTCGCAGTAGTGGCGATCCTTCTCGCCATGGCCGGGAACAACGTCGCCAAAGGCGTGTACGCGCTGATGTTCGGCCGGCGGGCGGTCGGGTTCGGCGCACTGGTGGCGTTGGTGGCTCTGGCCGCCCTCAGCCTGGTGGCCCTGATCGGCACGACATGA